A single genomic interval of Burkholderiales bacterium harbors:
- a CDS encoding glycosyltransferase, which yields MRILLVTPASPFTPRSGAEQRTALLRDALAEKGEVKGEVDVLLLEPGDETRVASSPDPRILAQACWRNLPLGIAKYRPDETLTRQVNEIAPLVDYDLIVGRYLNPICKLRLPRGVKTLVDLDDWGYRYGGDAWWTPKGAVARAKSAYARALARAQLRRFDAFFFTSQRDRVKEPGVEGKVLPNVPFAPPAAPLPPTDSKNILFVGALWYGPNRHGIAWFLKHCWPRIRAHVPEATLTLVGAAPEKLRADWEQLPGVKAPGFVEDLSAAYRNAAFTIAPIHYGGGTNIKILESLAYGRACVATPHASEAFAQDLVKTGALLVAPDDGAFSDACIQGLRTAGVGRQALQDAHEMTARLYSPEAFRATVHRLTGRLLGGSSFSFSNSTVQESRP from the coding sequence ATGAGAATCCTCCTCGTCACCCCTGCTTCGCCTTTCACGCCACGCTCCGGTGCGGAGCAGCGGACGGCTCTGCTCCGCGACGCCCTGGCGGAAAAGGGTGAGGTCAAGGGTGAGGTCGATGTACTGCTGCTCGAGCCGGGTGATGAAACCCGTGTCGCAAGCTCCCCGGATCCCCGCATTCTTGCCCAGGCATGCTGGCGAAATCTGCCGTTGGGAATCGCAAAATATCGCCCGGACGAGACTCTGACACGGCAAGTCAACGAAATCGCTCCACTCGTGGACTACGATCTGATCGTCGGCCGCTACCTCAATCCCATCTGCAAGCTCAGACTGCCACGCGGCGTGAAGACCCTCGTGGACCTCGACGATTGGGGCTATCGCTATGGCGGGGATGCCTGGTGGACGCCCAAGGGTGCCGTCGCGCGGGCGAAATCGGCATATGCCAGGGCGCTGGCCCGAGCCCAGCTCCGCCGCTTCGATGCATTCTTCTTCACCTCCCAGCGCGACCGCGTGAAGGAACCGGGCGTGGAGGGCAAGGTTCTTCCCAACGTCCCGTTCGCTCCGCCGGCAGCACCGCTGCCCCCAACGGACAGCAAAAACATCCTTTTCGTCGGCGCGCTTTGGTATGGCCCGAACCGGCACGGCATCGCGTGGTTCCTGAAACACTGCTGGCCTCGCATCCGTGCCCACGTACCGGAAGCCACGCTGACTCTGGTCGGCGCAGCCCCGGAGAAGCTGCGCGCCGACTGGGAACAACTTCCGGGTGTGAAGGCACCCGGATTCGTGGAGGATCTCAGCGCAGCCTACCGGAACGCTGCGTTCACCATCGCGCCCATTCATTACGGAGGGGGGACGAACATCAAGATACTGGAGTCGCTCGCCTACGGAAGGGCGTGTGTGGCAACACCCCACGCCTCAGAGGCATTCGCGCAGGACCTCGTGAAAACCGGCGCCCTTCTCGTGGCCCCCGACGACGGCGCATTCAGCGACGCCTGCATCCAAGGGTTGCGGACGGCTGGCGTTGGGCGTCAGGCCCTTCAAGATGCCCACGAGATGACGGCGAGACTCTACTCGCCGGAAGCCTTCCGGGCTACGGTTCACCGCCTGACCGGGCGTCTGTTGGGCGGGTCGTCGTTTTCCTTCTCCAATTCCACCGTTCAGGAGAGCAGACCATGA